A genomic region of Sander lucioperca isolate FBNREF2018 chromosome 6, SLUC_FBN_1.2, whole genome shotgun sequence contains the following coding sequences:
- the LOC116034330 gene encoding transforming acidic coiled-coil-containing protein 1-like isoform X4, which yields MGGNISQKNSRRTSSRSHTNRATSDSEGHFGTPEAATPVRAPPTFPRELENNNTDADKTDVDQEEHMIVTAPVWDQDILLSHNMGQDEPAVPMGGPLEVNIQTLEAEQTENLPEDLGSVPVPAPSSVKEAPEVAKCTAPSSEPSQVPVPVLVADPVPDVAPGPVPVPAPTPEPDSVQSSAPAARPVSEPHEQKPLVEPEPQCNGLDQTEPTKKTKTSRSKPPSLKVKASPNELAQTNEEEELPLPKATYKFDPDQLDDSFNPFTCGGSKIQNSPPPFGSSSLPRLEPLGSSLPVCEASSAAPAEAEMMESSSESKSVMLEFGLDEGTVSKPPPRKLGGKKTISKLAAKKQKAKGSGASCRPAPEPTVSESDSQPASEPISQPVSEPVSLPVSEPVSLPVSEPVSQPVSVPVSDPFPETALPVSDSTTVLNLDDIPIPKSGTYNFDPSQWDDPNFNPFGSSSTVSSSPVLPKSSYSFNPDSFDESVDPFKPSKTMSAEDTSSSAPQPETKVKDGGKQKAGHPAGEKKVRQIPKKSKERTIIPRTSEQVKFLCFLLNSCKVQKYDESQSLVLDVCNQEEDEVVAQTPEITKRVHHATDEEKLASTGIVGQTTDSQEERGEPECNKAPAKKQPINDISVMDGPETKITDHLEEEDTCSLKDDISEISMNLTTKVTSSEGPATAALSQDNIPLSEMDKAAVLTLIREEIITKEMEVNEWKRKYEESRAEVLEMRKIVAEYEKTVAQMIEDEQQQKTLSCSKSVRQLTVERDQALADLNSVERSFADLFRRYENMKGVLEGFKKNEEVLKKCAHDYLMRIKQEEQRYQTLKVHAEEKLDKANEDIAQVRAKANSESVALNASLRKEQMKVESLERAVLQKNQEIEELTKICDELIAKMGTE from the exons CTCTGACTCAGAGGGTCATTTTGGCACTCCTGAAGCGGCAACTCCTGTCCGCGCACCCCCAACCTTCCCAAGAGAGCTGGAGAACAACAACACTGATGCAGACAAAACAG ATGTGGATCAGGAGGAGCACATGATAGTGACTGCTCCGGTTTGGGATCAGGATATTTTGCTCAGCCACAACATGGGTCAGGATGAGCCTGCGGTCCCCATGGGTGGCCCACTGGAAGTAAACATCCAGACCCTGGAAGCAGAACAAACAGAGAATCTTCCAGAAGACTTGGGCTCTGTGCCTGTCCCTGCTCCATCCTCAGTGAAGGAAGCGCCTGAAGTGGCTAAATGCACAGCGCCATCCTCTGAGCCATCCCAAGTCCCAGTCCCCGTCCTAGTGGCAGATCCTGTCCCCGATGTGGCTCCAGGTCCTGTTCCTGTTCCTGCTCCAACCCCAGAACCAGACTCCGTTCAGAGCAGTGCACCTGCAGCCAGACCAGTTTCAGAGCCCCATGAGCAGAAACCTCTTGTTGAACCAGAGCCACAGTGCAATGGCCTCGACCAGACAGAGCCtactaaaaagactaaaaccagCAGGTCTAAGCCTCCATCCCTGAAGGTGAAGGCCTCGCCGAACGAGCTCGCACAAACAAACGAGGAAGAAGAACTTCCTCTTCCCAAGGCCACTTACAAATTTGACCCTGACCAGCTGGATGACAGCTTTAACCCCTTCACCTGCGGCGGATCCAAAATCCAAAACTCTCCCCCACCGTTCGGTTCAAGCTCTCTCCCCAGACTCGAGCCACTCGGTAGCTCCTTGCCTGTGTGTGAGGCCAGCTCAGCAGCTCCAGCCGAAGCGGAGATGATGGAGTCATCGTCAGAGTCGAAGTCTGTGATGCTGGAGTTCGGTCTGGACGAGGGGACAGTCAGCAAGCCACCTCCGAGGAAATTAGGTGGTAAAAAGACAATCAGCAAACTTGCAGCTAAGAAGCAGAAGGCCAAAGGATCAGGGGCTTCCTGCCGACCAGCACCAGAACCCACAGTGTCAGAATCAGATTCTCAACCAGCATCAGAACCAATTTCTCAACCAGTGTCAGAACCAGTTTCTCTACCAGTGTCAGAACCAGTTTCTCTACCAGTGTCAGAACCAGTTTCTCAACCAGTGTCAGTACCAGTTTCGGATCCTTTTCCAGAAACTGCTTTGCCAGTTTCAGACTCTACTACAGTTCTGAACCTTGATGATATTCCTATTCCTAAATCGGGAACATATAACTTTGATCCCAGTCAGTGGGACGACCCGAACTTCAATCCGTTTGGTAGCAGTAGCACGGTGAGCAGCTCTCCAGTGCTCCCTAAGAGCTCCTACAGTTTCAATCCAGACAGTTTTGATGAATCCGTGGACCCTTTCAAACCCTCCAAAACTATGAGCGCAGAGGACACGTCCAGTAGCGCCCCTCAGCCAGAGACAAAAGTGAAAGACGGAGGCAAACAGAAAGCAGGGCACCCAGCGGGAGAGAAGAAAGTGAGACAGATTCCCAAGAAAAGCAAAGAGAGGACAATCAT CCCCAGGACATCTGAACAAGTCAAGtttctctgttttctgtt GAATTCCTGTAAAGTTCAGAAATATGATGAGAGCCAGTCCTTGGTGCTTGACGTGTGCAATCAG gaggaggatgaggtgGTGGCTCAGACCCCAGAGATCACTAAGCGAGTTCATCACGCCACTGATGAGGAGAAGCTTGCCTCCACTGGCATTGTGGGCCAAACAACAGACAgccaggaggagagaggagaaccCGAATGCAATAAAGCACCTGCGAAAAAACAGCCAATCAATGATATATCTGTTATGGATG GTCCTGAGACTAAGATTACAGATCacctggaggaggaggacaccTGCAGTCTGAAAGATGATATA AGTGAGATATCCATGAACCTGACAACAAAGGTGACCAGCAGTGAGGGCCCAGCCACAGCAGCCCTGTCCCAGGACAACATACCTCTGAGTGAGATGGACAAGGCTGCAGTGCTCACCCTGATCAGAGAGGAG ATCATCACTAAAGAGATGGAGGTCAATGAGTGGAAGAGGAAGTATGAGGAGAGCAGGGCTGAGGTGTTGGAGATGAG GAAAATTGTTGCAGAGTATGAGAAAACAGTTGCACAGATGATTG AGGACGAGCAGCAGCAGAAGACCCTGTCCTGCAGTAAATCCGTCAGACAGCTGACCGTAGAGAGGGATCAGGCCTTGGCTGACCTCAACTCTGTGGAGCGCTCCTTCGCTGACCTCTTCAGGAGGTATGAGAACATGAAGGGAGTCCTGGAGGGCTTCAAGAAG AATGAGGAGGTGCTGAAGAAGTGTGCGCATGACTACCTGATGCGTATCAAGCAGGAGGAGCAGCGATACCAAACTCTCAAGGTGCATGCTGAGGAGAAACTTGATAA GGCTAATGAGGACATAGCCCAGGTACGTGCAAAAGCCAACTCTGAGAGTGTCGCACTAAACGCCAGCCTGAGGAAGGAGCAGATGAAGGTGGAGTCACTTGAAAGAGCTGTCCTTCAAAAG aATCAAGAGATCGAGGAGCTCACTAAGATCTGCGATGAACTGATCGCCAAAATGGGGACAGAATAA
- the LOC116034330 gene encoding transforming acidic coiled-coil-containing protein 1-like isoform X6 — MIVTAPVWDQDILLSHNMGQDEPAVPMGGPLEVNIQTLEAEQTENLPEDLGSVPVPAPSSVKEAPEVAKCTAPSSEPSQVPVPVLVADPVPDVAPGPVPVPAPTPEPDSVQSSAPAARPVSEPHEQKPLVEPEPQCNGLDQTEPTKKTKTSRSKPPSLKVKASPNELAQTNEEEELPLPKATYKFDPDQLDDSFNPFTCGGSKIQNSPPPFGSSSLPRLEPLGSSLPVCEASSAAPAEAEMMESSSESKSVMLEFGLDEGTVSKPPPRKLGGKKTISKLAAKKQKAKGSGASCRPAPEPTVSESDSQPASEPISQPVSEPVSLPVSEPVSLPVSEPVSQPVSVPVSDPFPETALPVSDSTTVLNLDDIPIPKSGTYNFDPSQWDDPNFNPFGSSSTVSSSPVLPKSSYSFNPDSFDESVDPFKPSKTMSAEDTSSSAPQPETKVKDGGKQKAGHPAGEKKVRQIPKKSKERTIIPRTSEQVKFLCFLLNSCKVQKYDESQSLVLDVCNQEEDEVVAQTPEITKRVHHATDEEKLASTGIVGQTTDSQEERGEPECNKAPAKKQPINDISVMDGPETKITDHLEEEDTCSLKDDISEISMNLTTKVTSSEGPATAALSQDNIPLSEMDKAAVLTLIREEIITKEMEVNEWKRKYEESRAEVLEMRKIVAEYEKTVAQMIEDEQQQKTLSCSKSVRQLTVERDQALADLNSVERSFADLFRRYENMKGVLEGFKKNEEVLKKCAHDYLMRIKQEEQRYQTLKVHAEEKLDKANEDIAQVRAKANSESVALNASLRKEQMKVESLERAVLQKNQEIEELTKICDELIAKMGTE; from the exons ATGATAGTGACTGCTCCGGTTTGGGATCAGGATATTTTGCTCAGCCACAACATGGGTCAGGATGAGCCTGCGGTCCCCATGGGTGGCCCACTGGAAGTAAACATCCAGACCCTGGAAGCAGAACAAACAGAGAATCTTCCAGAAGACTTGGGCTCTGTGCCTGTCCCTGCTCCATCCTCAGTGAAGGAAGCGCCTGAAGTGGCTAAATGCACAGCGCCATCCTCTGAGCCATCCCAAGTCCCAGTCCCCGTCCTAGTGGCAGATCCTGTCCCCGATGTGGCTCCAGGTCCTGTTCCTGTTCCTGCTCCAACCCCAGAACCAGACTCCGTTCAGAGCAGTGCACCTGCAGCCAGACCAGTTTCAGAGCCCCATGAGCAGAAACCTCTTGTTGAACCAGAGCCACAGTGCAATGGCCTCGACCAGACAGAGCCtactaaaaagactaaaaccagCAGGTCTAAGCCTCCATCCCTGAAGGTGAAGGCCTCGCCGAACGAGCTCGCACAAACAAACGAGGAAGAAGAACTTCCTCTTCCCAAGGCCACTTACAAATTTGACCCTGACCAGCTGGATGACAGCTTTAACCCCTTCACCTGCGGCGGATCCAAAATCCAAAACTCTCCCCCACCGTTCGGTTCAAGCTCTCTCCCCAGACTCGAGCCACTCGGTAGCTCCTTGCCTGTGTGTGAGGCCAGCTCAGCAGCTCCAGCCGAAGCGGAGATGATGGAGTCATCGTCAGAGTCGAAGTCTGTGATGCTGGAGTTCGGTCTGGACGAGGGGACAGTCAGCAAGCCACCTCCGAGGAAATTAGGTGGTAAAAAGACAATCAGCAAACTTGCAGCTAAGAAGCAGAAGGCCAAAGGATCAGGGGCTTCCTGCCGACCAGCACCAGAACCCACAGTGTCAGAATCAGATTCTCAACCAGCATCAGAACCAATTTCTCAACCAGTGTCAGAACCAGTTTCTCTACCAGTGTCAGAACCAGTTTCTCTACCAGTGTCAGAACCAGTTTCTCAACCAGTGTCAGTACCAGTTTCGGATCCTTTTCCAGAAACTGCTTTGCCAGTTTCAGACTCTACTACAGTTCTGAACCTTGATGATATTCCTATTCCTAAATCGGGAACATATAACTTTGATCCCAGTCAGTGGGACGACCCGAACTTCAATCCGTTTGGTAGCAGTAGCACGGTGAGCAGCTCTCCAGTGCTCCCTAAGAGCTCCTACAGTTTCAATCCAGACAGTTTTGATGAATCCGTGGACCCTTTCAAACCCTCCAAAACTATGAGCGCAGAGGACACGTCCAGTAGCGCCCCTCAGCCAGAGACAAAAGTGAAAGACGGAGGCAAACAGAAAGCAGGGCACCCAGCGGGAGAGAAGAAAGTGAGACAGATTCCCAAGAAAAGCAAAGAGAGGACAATCAT CCCCAGGACATCTGAACAAGTCAAGtttctctgttttctgtt GAATTCCTGTAAAGTTCAGAAATATGATGAGAGCCAGTCCTTGGTGCTTGACGTGTGCAATCAG gaggaggatgaggtgGTGGCTCAGACCCCAGAGATCACTAAGCGAGTTCATCACGCCACTGATGAGGAGAAGCTTGCCTCCACTGGCATTGTGGGCCAAACAACAGACAgccaggaggagagaggagaaccCGAATGCAATAAAGCACCTGCGAAAAAACAGCCAATCAATGATATATCTGTTATGGATG GTCCTGAGACTAAGATTACAGATCacctggaggaggaggacaccTGCAGTCTGAAAGATGATATA AGTGAGATATCCATGAACCTGACAACAAAGGTGACCAGCAGTGAGGGCCCAGCCACAGCAGCCCTGTCCCAGGACAACATACCTCTGAGTGAGATGGACAAGGCTGCAGTGCTCACCCTGATCAGAGAGGAG ATCATCACTAAAGAGATGGAGGTCAATGAGTGGAAGAGGAAGTATGAGGAGAGCAGGGCTGAGGTGTTGGAGATGAG GAAAATTGTTGCAGAGTATGAGAAAACAGTTGCACAGATGATTG AGGACGAGCAGCAGCAGAAGACCCTGTCCTGCAGTAAATCCGTCAGACAGCTGACCGTAGAGAGGGATCAGGCCTTGGCTGACCTCAACTCTGTGGAGCGCTCCTTCGCTGACCTCTTCAGGAGGTATGAGAACATGAAGGGAGTCCTGGAGGGCTTCAAGAAG AATGAGGAGGTGCTGAAGAAGTGTGCGCATGACTACCTGATGCGTATCAAGCAGGAGGAGCAGCGATACCAAACTCTCAAGGTGCATGCTGAGGAGAAACTTGATAA GGCTAATGAGGACATAGCCCAGGTACGTGCAAAAGCCAACTCTGAGAGTGTCGCACTAAACGCCAGCCTGAGGAAGGAGCAGATGAAGGTGGAGTCACTTGAAAGAGCTGTCCTTCAAAAG aATCAAGAGATCGAGGAGCTCACTAAGATCTGCGATGAACTGATCGCCAAAATGGGGACAGAATAA